Part of the Flavobacterium okayamense genome, TTTTAGTAAAGCTTGCATCATATTTCCGGTATCGATTTGACCTTCAAACGGATTGAAAATTAAATAGTCGAAAATATTTTGAAAACCAAATCGGTCTACTTGTTTTTCGAAAACATCGGTTTTAAAAACAGGTTTTAAAACCTCGTTAATAAATGGAATTTTTTGAATACATTCTTCAAAAAAAGCTTCGTCGTCTTTAAGGAAAAGCTCGTAACCGCCATATGGTTTAAAATCGATAACTGAATCGCCTAAATTTTTACGAAGTAATTGTAAACCTTTCCAGCGTTTTTCAACCAACGCTACAACCTCATCTTCAGAATGTGTTTTTAAATCATCTAAAATTTCCGAAATACTTCCAAAACAAGCAAAACCAGCATTCTTCGTACTTGCTCCTTGAGGTAAAATTCCTTTTTCGAGAATTAAAATTTTGGAAGTTGGAAATCTCTCACGCAAAGCCAAAGCGCAATGCAAACCGACAATTCCACTACCAACAATAGTGTAATCGACATTTGAAAACCAATTTTTTAACTCCCAATAACTAAGTTGCATGCTAACTGAATTTAAAAAGTAAATGTAGTAATATTTTAGGTTTAACTGCAACGTTTAGTTCAACAAAAAAGCCGGCAATAGCCGGCTTGAAATTATTTAAAATAAATAAACATCCCTAAAGAAAACAAAAGAATATACACCAATAGTAGTGTAAACTCAAGTCTTTTATCTTCTGGAATTTTCATTATTATCTTTTGATTAATTTAAAAGTTTTTAAACCTCCGCTTTGGTTAGTCACCGTAAGTAAATAAATACCATTAGCATAATTAGATAAATCTAAATTGCTTGAACCAATTGACACTTTAGTAGAAAGCACTTTTTTACCAATCATATCGTAGACAGTAACTAAGCTTTCTTGTTGAGATGTTATACTAAAAACACCATTTGAAGGATTAGGATAAACAGTTAATATATTATCATCATTAATAGCGAAATCGTTATTACTTAATGTAGCACAATTATTTCCAGTTGTTACAATAGAACCCGCTAACCAATTAGAAGTTGCACTGTTTAAGGTAAAATTATTTAAAGTTCCATTATTACCATTAGAAGATGTATCTGATAAAGTTGTTTCAGTTGAATTATTTGAGCCATCATTCCCTTGATTGAAATTATAATATGCAACCAATCCAGTTTCTGATCCATTTAATTCGCAATCTTTCGAATTATTAATTTCAACATTTGATCTAGCTACATTCCAAAATCTTACATCATCAATATCTCCATGAAATGCTCTTACTGGGATATAGGAATCTATTTGACTTCCAATTCTTACATTATCATTATTTGTTGCTAATGGAGTACTTACTGTTTGTGTCCCTTGTAACACACCATCTACATACAAAGATTTAAACCCATTATTACATGTAACAGCAATGTGATGCCAATTTCCATCATTAACGGAAACTGTAGAAGCTAAATCATCTCCAGGACCTGTACCAAATGCTATTAAATTTGTTGAACCAAAACGATGAATTCTTGGGCCTTGCTCTCCTTTTGAAATAACGGTTTGCCATTCTTCTGTAAAAGATGTAACACGTACCCATGCTTCTATAGAAAAACTAGTAGTAAAATCAAAATTTGATTCATTTGCCAATTCAACTCGATCATTAACCCCATCAAAATTTAAATGTGTTGCTGGTGATGCTGGCGGAGAAACAAACGTTTTAAACCAAATATCATAAGTATTATATAATCCTGGGTTCCCACTACCAAAATAATAGCCCCCAGGCCCATAACCTCCAAAATTTGCGCGAAAATTAATACTTGCTGAGCCTAATCCTCTAAAATCAAAAGTATACATGTTTCCAGCGGTTATACTTACAGGTGAAGATAAAACTATAGCATACTCTTCTGTTAAGCCCGAAGATGTCGAACTAATATTTAATGTTGTAGTATTTAAAACAGCTCCGGCGTAACCATTACCATTATATATTGTTAACTGAAAGTCTCCAGGAGTAAAAGCTCCAGTATCACCAAGCCTTAAATTAATTTGACTTAAATCACCTGTGACACCTGCTGTAAAGGACTGTCCTTGAGGATTCGCTGCATTAGCGCCAGAATCTATACCTGAAGATGACACACTTGACTGATCTAGTGTTTGCCCAAAAGAAAACAAACTAATAAAAATTGCAATTAATAAGTAAAGTTGCTGTTTCATAAATTTATTTTTAAGTTTATGAAACAAACCTATTAACTATATTTTTTTTTTGTAAAAAAATGGTGTGAAAGCACGCAAATTTGTATGTGAATGATATTTAAAAAAAATACCTCAAAAATAAATTTACTTCTGAGGTATTAAAATTATTTTGATATGGAAATCTTATTTTTTAAAATATAAAAAGCATATAGAGCAGCAAATAAAAACAAAACAAACAACCATTGATTAATTGGTGCTGGTGGTGGATCATCATCTGCCGGTGGATCTACAGGTTGTGCTATAACAGTTTGGCATATAAAAAAAAGGCCAAGTAAAATTTTTAAACTTATGTTTTTCATTTTATTTCAATATTTTTTTAGTGAAAACTGAGCCATTTTCATTTGCAACTCTTACTAATAATACTTGATTCCCAAAGGTATTAGCAATAGAAAATTGATTCGCATTTATTTCATTTTGAGTAAATAATTGTCTTCCTGAAATATCAAAAATCTCAACTTTACTCAATTCAATTTTCATGTTTTGAATTTGAATTTGATTTGTTCCATCAATAAAAACTTTAAGATTATTCTCCAAATCAATATTATCACTAGAAAGAACTGAATTATTAGTATAAACTACTGAAAATCTGTCATTATAAGTTCCGGCAGTTGCATTAAAGATATAGTCTGCTTGTTTAATATTAAATCTAATATTTAAAATTTTATCCCAAATAAAAATATCTTGATTGACAAATAATCCATCAAATGAATCTAATGAAATTCTATAATCTCCATCTTGATTGACTGTAAAACTTAATGCAACTTCATCACTATCAACAAAGTTTTCACTTCTACCTTGAATTACATATTTTTTATTATCAAAAATTGATGATAAATGAGTAGACGAATTTGTGAATAATTCACCATCTATACCTTGATCAAATCCAATAGTAGCTCCGGTCATATAAGCAATCATCATTTGATTATAGTCTTTAGTATCATCAGATAAATTTAACCATAAACGATGTCTTTCAATTGTGTTTACTGTTCTAAAGAATTGTCCAAAACTTTCTACTTGTCTTAAACTATTTTTAAATTCTACATTACCTACAGAATTTATATTTGTAATAAATCCTTGTCCTACCTGAGTTAACCCGTCAGGCTGTAAGCCACCAGCTGCTGCAGCAACTCCACCCGCTATTGTGTAAGAAGCGTAGTTATTTAAAGGATAAACACCACCACTTGCAGGAACTGTATGAGTCCAATAATACAGCACATTAACTCCAACATCTTGATTTTCAGATATAAATTGAAGATTATCTATTGGTGAAGGATATGGGTTTCCTAATAAATTATAACCTACCGTTACTGGAATTGTAATATCACCATTATTTGGAACTCCTTCAAAAAGACCACTGAATGGTGATGCTAAAGTTGCATTCCAATTATTTGCCGCTCTTATTAAATATCCTTTACCAGGTGTAAATATTGTAGTACTTGGATCTGCAACTGAAATCCATGCAGAAGCTGTAGTTGTTCCTGACGGATCATAAGTATAAAAACGATTAGTAAGTGTTAGCGGAGAAAATCCTAATAAATTTTGATTAGCAACTGGCGATGACCAAGCTGTGTAATCTAATCTTATAATTGGTGCACTATCACGAATCATTTTTACATTTCCAATATTTGGTATATTACTTACTTGAACTAAATATGCATTGTTTTGAAATTCTAAATTAGCAGTTGCAGCAACTATAACAGTTCCTTGCACATGTAAAGTTTCATTAGAATTAATTATTACTTCAGCTGTTCCATTAACCTGAAGAGAACATGCGCTAAAACCAATACCAGTATAATTACCATTAAAAACAACTTGTTTAGTTTCATCTGGAAATCCATTTGACCATGAAGAACCGCTCCAAACAGTTGTTGAAGTACACGGACAAGCAATCTGCACAGGAGAATTTCTATTAGTAAAATCTCCTAAACCTAATTGTCCAGCCCAATTATTTCCTGTTGACCAAATTTCTCCAACAATATTTAATGCTATTAAAAATCCTTCACCACCATCAACATCATACCAATTTGTAGCTGTTCCAACTTGTGTTGGCACTAATCTATTAGAATTATCACCTAAACCTAATTGCCCCGAATTATTTCTTCCCCAAGTATATAAAGTTCCATCGCTCTTAATAGCCATACTATGAGAATTTGCGCTTATAAATTTATACCAATCTGTAGCTGTTCCTATTTGAGTAAATTCATTTAAATTGGCAGTATTATTCTGTCCTAATTGTCCAAATTGATTGTTTCCTGTCCCCCAAAGCGATCCATCAATTTTTTGTGCTAAAGCAAAAGCACCTAATCCTACT contains:
- a CDS encoding LamG-like jellyroll fold domain-containing protein, translating into MKQQLYLLIAIFISLFSFGQTLDQSSVSSSGIDSGANAANPQGQSFTAGVTGDLSQINLRLGDTGAFTPGDFQLTIYNGNGYAGAVLNTTTLNISSTSSGLTEEYAIVLSSPVSITAGNMYTFDFRGLGSASINFRANFGGYGPGGYYFGSGNPGLYNTYDIWFKTFVSPPASPATHLNFDGVNDRVELANESNFDFTTSFSIEAWVRVTSFTEEWQTVISKGEQGPRIHRFGSTNLIAFGTGPGDDLASTVSVNDGNWHHIAVTCNNGFKSLYVDGVLQGTQTVSTPLATNNDNVRIGSQIDSYIPVRAFHGDIDDVRFWNVARSNVEINNSKDCELNGSETGLVAYYNFNQGNDGSNNSTETTLSDTSSNGNNGTLNNFTLNSATSNWLAGSIVTTGNNCATLSNNDFAINDDNILTVYPNPSNGVFSITSQQESLVTVYDMIGKKVLSTKVSIGSSNLDLSNYANGIYLLTVTNQSGGLKTFKLIKR